Proteins found in one Arvicola amphibius chromosome 18, mArvAmp1.2, whole genome shotgun sequence genomic segment:
- the Fgl2 gene encoding fibroleukin has product MRLPCWFWLSSAVLAACRAAGQAHNLTEGLGDASAQAACPARLEGSGKCEGSQCPFQLSLPTLTLQLPWQLGSMEEVLKEVRTLKEAVNNLKKSCQDCRLQADDHGDPGGDGAGTVPDNRVQELESQVNKLTSELKNAKDEIQGLQGRLETLHLVNMNNIETYVDDKVANLTFVVNSLDGKCSKCPSQEYIQSQPVQHLIYKDCSDYYVIGKRSSETYRVTPDPRHSSFEVYCDMETMGGGWTVLQARLDGSTNFTRDWKDYKAGFGNLDREFWLGNDKIHLLTKSKEMVLRIDLEDFNGVTLYALYDQFYVANEFLKYRLHIGNYNGTAGDALRFSKHYNHDLKFFTTPDRDNDRYPSGNCGLYYSSGWWFDACLSANLNGKYYHQKYKGVRNGIFWGTWPGISQAQPGGYKSSFKQAKMMMRPKNFKP; this is encoded by the exons ATGAGGCTTCCCTGCTGGTTCTGGCTGAGCTCCGCCGTCCTCGCTGCCTGCAGAGCAGCAGGGCAGGCACACAACCTGACCGAGGGGCTGGGGGATGCGAGCGCCCAGGCCGCCTGCCCCGCCAGGCTGGAGGGCAGCGGGAAGTGCGAGGGGAGCCAGTGCCCCTTCCAGCTAAGCCTGCCCACGCTGACCCTCCAGCTTCCGTGGCAGCTTGGTAGCATGGAGGAGGTGCTCAAAGAAGTGCGGACCCTCAAGGAAGCTGTCAACAACCTGAAGAAATCCTGCCAGGATTGCAGGCTGCAGGCTGACGACCATGGAGACCCGGGCGGGGACGGAGCAGGGACGGTCCCGGACAACAGAGTCCAGGAACTGGAGAGTCAGGTGAACAAACTGACTTCAGAGCTGAAGAATGCCAAAGACGAGATCCAGGGGCTGCAAGGGCGCCTGGAGACGCTCCATCTTGTAAATATGAACAACATCGAAACCTACGTGGACGACAAAGTGGCCAATCTAACATTTGTGGTCAACAGTTTGGACGGCAAATGCTCCAAGTGTCCCAGCCAAGAATACATCCAGTCACAGCCGG ttCAGCATCTAATATACAAAGATTGCTCTGACTACTACGTAATAGGAAAAAGAAGCAGCGAGACCTACAGAGTTACACCGGATCCCAGACACAGTAGCTTTGAAGTCTACTGTGACATGGAGACCATGGGGGGAGGCTGGACAGTGCTACAGGCTCGCCTCGATGGAAGTACCAACTTCACCAGGGACTGGAAAGATTACAAGGCGGGCTTTGGAAACCTTGACCGAGAGTTTTGGCTGGGTAATGATAAGATTCATCTGCTGACCAAGAGTAAGGAAATGGTTTTGAGAATAGACCTCGAAGACTTTAACGGTGTCACGCTGTATGCCTTGTACGATCAGTTTTACGTGGCTAATGAGTTTCTGAAATACCGATTACATATTGGTAACTATAACGGCACAGCGGGAGACGCCTTGCGTTTCAGTAAACATTACAACCATGACCTGAAGTTTTTCACCACCCCAGACAGAGACAATGACCGTTATCCCTCTGGGAACTGTGGGCTCTACTACAGCTCAGGCTGGTGGTTTGATGCCTGTCTCTCTGCAAACTTAAATGGCAAATATTATCACCAGAAATACAAGGGTGTCCGCAATGGGATTTTCTGGGGCACCTGGCCGGGGATAAGTCAGGCACAGCCTGGTGGCTACAAGTCCTCCTTTAAGCAGGCCAAGATGATGATGAGACCCAAGAATTTCAAACCATAA